The Halobellus sp. MBLA0158 genome has a window encoding:
- a CDS encoding extracellular solute-binding protein, whose amino-acid sequence MPTPPRRLVRRRSVLAGIGAAFGGVAGCVGTSGGSGGTGTVSMLAAGSLNNALENGLRPAVDARLRVESHGSAQVARLVAEGQKDPDIVSLADVALFDGPLDPEWYAEFATNAIVVAYNPETEGGRRVADAGRDGWYRPIVSGEVDLGRTDPDLDPLGYRTLFALELATDYYGTERDLRTAIPERDQIYPETQLISQFETGSIDAAIAYRSMAVERDYDYLDLPAEIDLSDPAFAESYATSTYELPSGKVIEGGPISYGSTIRHDEPSVRDVFEAHVAGDYLPAYGFDRPDDHPRYSGDVPSEIAG is encoded by the coding sequence ATGCCGACTCCCCCGCGCCGTCTCGTCCGCCGTCGGTCCGTTCTCGCGGGTATCGGGGCCGCGTTCGGTGGCGTCGCGGGCTGTGTGGGGACCTCGGGAGGCTCCGGGGGGACAGGGACCGTCTCGATGCTCGCCGCGGGCAGCCTGAACAACGCATTGGAGAACGGTCTCCGGCCGGCCGTCGACGCGCGACTCCGCGTCGAGTCTCACGGCTCGGCGCAGGTCGCTCGCCTCGTCGCGGAGGGACAGAAGGACCCCGACATCGTGTCCTTGGCGGACGTGGCGCTGTTCGACGGCCCGCTCGATCCCGAGTGGTACGCGGAGTTCGCTACGAACGCGATCGTGGTCGCCTACAACCCCGAGACCGAGGGCGGACGGCGCGTGGCCGACGCCGGCCGCGACGGGTGGTATCGGCCGATCGTGTCGGGCGAGGTCGATCTCGGCCGGACCGACCCTGACCTCGATCCGCTGGGCTACCGGACGCTCTTCGCGCTCGAACTCGCGACCGACTACTACGGCACCGAACGGGACCTCCGGACTGCGATTCCCGAGCGCGACCAGATCTACCCAGAGACCCAACTCATCAGCCAGTTCGAGACGGGCTCGATCGACGCCGCGATCGCCTACCGCAGTATGGCCGTCGAGCGCGACTACGACTACCTCGATCTGCCCGCCGAGATCGATCTCAGCGATCCCGCGTTCGCGGAGTCGTACGCGACGTCGACCTACGAACTCCCGAGCGGGAAGGTAATCGAGGGCGGCCCGATCAGCTACGGCTCGACGATCAGACACGACGAGCCCTCCGTCCGCGACGTCTTCGAGGCGCACGTCGCGGGCGACTACCTCCCGGCGTATGGATTCGACCGGCCCGATGACCACCCCCGATACAGTGGAGATGTTCCCAGCGAAATCGCGGGCTAG
- a CDS encoding phosphopantetheine adenylyltransferase — protein MHVALGGTFDPVHDGHHALFERAFELGDVTVGLTSDELAPKTRHVDRYVRPFDERKRDLVAELEPLAEAHDRDFEVRELTEPTGIATEKQFDYLIVSPETKDGGERINEIRRERGYDPLEIEVVDHVTAEDGERISSTRIVKGEIDRHGNITPEREGRGAERPSADG, from the coding sequence ATGCACGTCGCGCTGGGCGGGACGTTCGATCCGGTCCACGACGGCCACCACGCGCTCTTCGAGCGCGCCTTCGAGTTGGGTGATGTCACCGTCGGGCTGACGAGCGACGAACTCGCGCCGAAGACCCGCCACGTCGACCGCTACGTCCGGCCGTTCGACGAGCGGAAGCGCGACCTCGTCGCCGAGCTGGAGCCGCTCGCGGAGGCGCACGACCGCGACTTCGAGGTCCGGGAGCTGACCGAGCCGACCGGGATCGCCACCGAAAAGCAGTTCGACTACCTGATCGTCTCTCCGGAGACCAAAGACGGGGGCGAGCGGATCAACGAGATCCGGCGTGAACGCGGCTACGACCCGCTGGAGATCGAAGTCGTCGATCACGTCACCGCGGAGGACGGCGAGCGGATCTCCTCGACTCGGATCGTCAAAGGCGAGATCGACCGCCACGGCAACATAACCCCGGAGCGCGAGGGCCGCGGCGCGGAGCGGCCGAGCGCGGACGGGTGA
- a CDS encoding putative sulfate/molybdate transporter — protein sequence MENLARVRRLSGFELSRSELTGALGDSVTVLPVVVAVAALTDLSLSRLLLGFAVFQVVWGLYYGLPISVEPMKALAALVIAGSLTPSELAAAGLLAGVTLLAVGATGTLARIERYVDRPVIRGVQLAVGLVLLRTGVELSLGGPVYALVAIGVVAGTVAVGYRRGSTLAVLAVGIAVALAETGMPSPHLPTLAFVPPGAVALSTDAVGATVGQLAMTVGNAAVATSLLLSDYFDADVSADDLASSMGAMNLLAIPVGAMPMCHGSGGVAGKYAFGARTAGANVILGVLYALAAVVAVGAVAAFPLSMLGVVLAVIAVELGRAGLDTDDLPITVGVGLLGVATNVGIAFVVGVVAARLRRRVADA from the coding sequence ATGGAGAACCTCGCTCGCGTCCGGCGGCTCTCGGGGTTCGAACTCTCCCGGAGCGAGCTGACCGGGGCGTTAGGGGATTCGGTTACGGTTCTTCCGGTCGTCGTCGCGGTCGCGGCGCTCACGGACCTCTCGCTGTCGCGGTTGCTGCTCGGCTTCGCGGTCTTCCAGGTCGTCTGGGGGCTCTACTACGGGCTCCCGATCTCCGTCGAGCCGATGAAGGCGCTCGCCGCGCTCGTGATCGCGGGCTCGCTCACGCCGTCGGAGCTCGCGGCGGCTGGCCTGCTCGCGGGCGTCACGCTGCTCGCCGTCGGCGCGACGGGGACGCTGGCCCGGATCGAGCGCTACGTCGACCGGCCGGTGATCCGCGGCGTCCAGCTCGCGGTCGGGCTCGTGCTCCTCCGCACGGGCGTCGAACTGAGCCTCGGCGGCCCGGTGTACGCGCTCGTCGCGATCGGCGTCGTCGCCGGGACCGTCGCGGTCGGATACCGTCGGGGCAGCACGCTCGCGGTCCTCGCGGTCGGGATCGCCGTCGCGCTCGCCGAGACCGGGATGCCGAGCCCGCACCTCCCAACGCTCGCGTTCGTCCCTCCCGGCGCCGTCGCGCTCTCGACCGACGCCGTCGGCGCGACCGTCGGCCAGCTCGCGATGACGGTCGGCAACGCCGCCGTGGCGACGTCGCTCCTGCTCTCGGACTACTTCGACGCCGACGTCTCCGCCGACGACCTCGCGAGCAGTATGGGCGCGATGAACCTCCTCGCGATCCCCGTCGGCGCGATGCCGATGTGCCACGGCAGCGGCGGCGTCGCGGGCAAGTACGCCTTCGGCGCCCGGACCGCCGGCGCGAACGTGATCCTCGGCGTCCTCTACGCGCTCGCGGCCGTCGTCGCGGTCGGCGCGGTGGCCGCCTTTCCCCTCTCGATGCTGGGCGTCGTCCTCGCGGTCATCGCCGTCGAACTGGGCCGAGCCGGCCTGGATACGGACGACCTCCCGATCACCGTCGGGGTCGGGCTCCTCGGCGTGGCGACGAACGTCGGGATCGCGTTCGTGGTCGGCGTCGTCGCCGCCCGTCTCCGCCGACGCGTCGCCGACGCGTGA
- a CDS encoding DUF5805 domain-containing protein, which translates to MSTEGSDTERTTVMTYVPAYQKERWATHAEELGMSQSEFVRTMVQAGRRDFEVPSLTTDGDEADSGASTPESDRTNDPEDGFERRVKRVLSASEYRSWDELLAELTDDIEDRLDATLQELQASNAVQYSGRHGGYTLAESAEGVDER; encoded by the coding sequence ATGTCGACTGAGGGATCGGATACGGAGCGGACCACGGTGATGACGTACGTGCCGGCCTATCAGAAAGAGCGGTGGGCGACCCACGCCGAGGAGCTGGGAATGAGCCAAAGCGAGTTCGTTCGTACGATGGTCCAGGCCGGGCGGCGAGACTTCGAGGTCCCCTCGCTGACGACGGACGGAGATGAGGCCGATTCCGGGGCGTCGACCCCCGAGTCCGACCGGACCAACGATCCGGAGGACGGCTTCGAGCGCCGCGTCAAGCGCGTCCTCTCGGCATCCGAGTACCGTTCGTGGGACGAACTGCTGGCAGAGCTGACAGACGATATCGAAGACCGACTCGACGCGACGCTCCAGGAGTTACAGGCGTCGAACGCCGTGCAGTACAGCGGTCGTCACGGCGGGTACACCCTCGCGGAGTCCGCGGAGGGCGTCGATGAGCGGTGA
- a CDS encoding ABC transporter ATP-binding protein translates to MLELTDLTKRYDGFAFGPLDLTVEDDVLAVLGPSGSGKTTLLSLIAGIVEPDDGTLALRGRSLVGTPLESRRTGLVFQDGALFPHMTARENVRYAAADSERVDELAERLEISGILHRKPGQLSGGERQRVALARTLAANPDVLLLDEPLSSLDAPIRRRLRSELHTLFDSLSIPVVYVTHDQRTATALGDRMAIFRDGRIEQIGDAECVLCEPANEFVARFTGTENVFDAVGDGRSLRVGDRTLNVDESVPEGASVTACIHPSRIGLVSPDDQAGDEATTLPGTVDHWLNEGGEYRIVVDVEGVPAPIVAAVQPPVFEALRAADGTAVRVVIPRSSVHLIR, encoded by the coding sequence ATGCTCGAACTCACAGACCTCACGAAGCGCTACGACGGGTTCGCGTTCGGCCCCCTCGATCTGACCGTCGAGGACGACGTCCTCGCGGTGCTCGGTCCCTCGGGGAGCGGCAAGACGACGTTGCTGTCGCTGATCGCCGGGATCGTCGAACCGGACGACGGAACGCTCGCACTGCGCGGGCGGTCGCTTGTCGGCACGCCGCTCGAATCCCGACGGACCGGACTCGTGTTCCAGGACGGCGCGCTGTTCCCGCATATGACCGCGCGTGAGAACGTCAGGTACGCGGCCGCAGACTCCGAGCGCGTCGACGAACTGGCCGAACGCCTCGAAATCAGCGGCATCCTCCACCGCAAGCCCGGACAGCTGTCGGGCGGCGAGCGCCAACGGGTGGCGCTGGCCCGAACGCTCGCCGCCAACCCGGACGTGTTGCTCTTGGATGAACCGCTATCGAGCCTCGACGCGCCGATCAGACGTCGCCTCCGGAGCGAACTGCACACGCTCTTCGACTCGCTTTCGATTCCGGTGGTCTACGTGACCCACGACCAACGCACGGCGACCGCACTCGGCGACCGAATGGCGATCTTTCGAGACGGCCGGATCGAACAGATCGGCGACGCCGAGTGCGTGCTCTGTGAGCCCGCGAACGAGTTCGTCGCCCGGTTCACCGGCACCGAGAACGTGTTCGACGCCGTCGGCGACGGCCGGTCGCTCCGAGTCGGCGACCGCACACTCAACGTCGACGAATCCGTCCCGGAGGGAGCTTCCGTGACGGCCTGTATCCATCCCTCCCGCATCGGACTCGTCTCGCCGGACGACCAAGCAGGTGACGAGGCGACTACCCTCCCGGGAACGGTGGACCACTGGCTCAACGAGGGCGGAGAGTACCGGATCGTCGTCGACGTCGAAGGAGTTCCGGCACCGATCGTCGCGGCGGTCCAGCCGCCCGTGTTCGAGGCGTTGCGCGCGGCCGACGGGACAGCCGTCCGCGTCGTGATTCCCCGCTCTTCCGTTCACCTCATCCGGTAG
- a CDS encoding TOBE domain-containing protein encodes MDVRPSFDAYIRNDGVTLDARDAALLRAIDREGSLNHAAEVLGRSYAHAQRRVVELEEAFGSLVERRRGGSGGGGSELTETANDLLTAFERTQQSFEGVADIAETVLEGEITARDGELVTVDTDAGPVRALVPEGEGRVQLSIRADAVTLTDPADTPVPEHTSARNRFSGTVTGVESGERIARIAVDIGTEEPLLALVTQDSREKLGLAPGSDVVVSFKATATRGISV; translated from the coding sequence ATGGACGTTCGCCCCTCGTTCGACGCTTACATCCGGAACGACGGCGTGACGCTCGACGCCCGCGACGCCGCGCTCCTGCGCGCCATCGACCGGGAGGGCTCGCTCAATCACGCCGCGGAGGTCCTCGGCCGATCGTACGCACACGCCCAGCGGCGCGTCGTCGAACTCGAAGAGGCGTTCGGATCGCTCGTCGAGCGCCGTCGCGGCGGGTCCGGCGGCGGCGGGAGCGAACTCACAGAGACCGCCAACGATCTCCTCACGGCCTTCGAGCGGACCCAACAGAGCTTCGAGGGCGTCGCCGACATCGCCGAGACGGTCCTGGAGGGCGAGATCACGGCGCGGGACGGCGAGCTCGTCACCGTCGACACCGACGCGGGGCCCGTCCGCGCACTCGTCCCAGAGGGCGAGGGCCGCGTACAGCTGTCGATCCGCGCCGACGCCGTGACGCTGACCGACCCCGCCGACACCCCCGTCCCCGAGCACACGAGCGCGCGAAACCGCTTTTCGGGGACGGTCACCGGCGTCGAGTCGGGAGAGCGCATCGCCCGGATCGCCGTCGATATCGGGACCGAGGAGCCGCTCCTGGCGCTTGTCACTCAGGACAGCCGCGAGAAGTTGGGGCTGGCGCCCGGAAGCGACGTGGTCGTCTCGTTCAAGGCGACGGCGACCCGCGGCATCTCCGTCTGA
- a CDS encoding substrate-binding domain-containing protein: MSEQRSERRDTAESGWRKAASRRQYLTAAGAAGVAALAGCSGGNSGGGGSEDTETEASGGDSTATETGTPTATPMGDSMTIFHAGSLAPPFSEAEPQFEEEYGVDVTREAKGSVASTQKITQQGRSADVLGVSDFRLIRNRILPDYGDWYAIFTTNSMSIQYREDSPGADEISSDNWWEILTRDDVTIGHSDPAVDPGGYRAVMSQQLGAIEFQGERLYDDATYQQLRENSTVPTGTETNLEGQLESGELDYVFYYQSISASSGLPYVDLQPEVDLSRANSEYAEHYAKAEVETGSGTFTGAPIAYGITVPSVAESPGRGAQWVEYFATDPGRTVLEDLGLVPVDPIVVPAGAEDAVPDSVMEVASAQENLGPLEL; the protein is encoded by the coding sequence ATGTCGGAACAACGATCCGAACGCAGAGACACAGCAGAGAGCGGATGGAGAAAGGCAGCCTCCCGTCGACAATACCTGACCGCAGCCGGTGCCGCGGGCGTCGCCGCCCTCGCCGGGTGTTCGGGCGGTAATAGCGGTGGCGGAGGGTCCGAAGACACCGAGACGGAGGCCTCCGGGGGCGACTCGACCGCCACCGAGACCGGGACGCCGACCGCGACTCCGATGGGTGACTCGATGACGATCTTCCACGCGGGGTCGCTCGCGCCGCCGTTCAGCGAGGCCGAGCCGCAGTTCGAAGAGGAGTACGGCGTCGACGTCACTCGCGAGGCGAAGGGCTCAGTCGCGTCGACCCAGAAGATCACCCAACAGGGTCGCTCGGCCGACGTCCTCGGCGTATCGGACTTCCGGCTGATCCGGAACCGGATCCTCCCGGACTACGGCGACTGGTACGCCATCTTCACGACGAACTCGATGTCGATCCAGTACCGCGAGGACTCCCCCGGCGCCGACGAGATCTCGTCGGACAACTGGTGGGAGATCCTCACCCGCGACGACGTCACCATCGGCCACTCCGATCCCGCAGTCGACCCCGGCGGCTACCGCGCGGTGATGTCCCAGCAGCTCGGTGCGATCGAGTTCCAGGGCGAGCGCCTCTACGACGACGCCACCTACCAGCAACTCCGGGAGAACTCGACGGTCCCGACGGGCACCGAGACCAACCTCGAAGGCCAGCTCGAATCCGGCGAGCTCGACTACGTCTTCTACTACCAGTCGATCTCAGCGAGCTCCGGCCTCCCGTACGTCGACCTCCAGCCCGAGGTCGACCTCTCGCGGGCGAACAGCGAGTACGCAGAACACTACGCGAAGGCCGAGGTCGAGACGGGCTCGGGGACGTTCACCGGCGCGCCGATCGCCTACGGGATCACCGTCCCCTCCGTCGCGGAGTCTCCGGGCCGCGGCGCCCAGTGGGTCGAGTACTTCGCGACCGACCCCGGCCGGACCGTGCTCGAGGACTTGGGGCTCGTGCCGGTCGATCCGATCGTCGTCCCGGCGGGCGCCGAGGACGCCGTCCCCGACAGCGTGATGGAGGTCGCGAGCGCGCAAGAGAACCTCGGCCCGCTGGAGCTATAG
- a CDS encoding MATE family efflux transporter, which yields MSGSDAPDSGGRRAVNVTDGPLLKPLVVLSLPIVLTNLLQVAYNLADTFWVGRLGQDAVSALSFSWAIVFLIITLAAGFTVAGTVLVAQNKGAGNLDRISAVAGQTIAFVIGASVLLSVVGYALAPWLLRLIGATPGTEVFALSVTYTRTMFLGIPFVFGFFIFQSLLQGWGDTRTPLYLMLLGVVLNVVADPFLILGFQDNLLFEVAGLTALQADLFAATGFTGFGVQGAAIATIASRGLGAVVAIGLLLSGRVGIHLAPRDFVPTRETIRKIVRIGGPASIEMSTQSLGVTVVTALVALAGADAVAAYGIGTRVTSLVVLPALGLARGTETIVGQNLGAKQPDRAKQSVVASAAITAVVLAVVSVIVYLGAAAIVDVFITGPDATRVVAVGAEYLRIVGATYAFLGVFHVLQGAYRGSGSTRLAMIFGVLGLILLRVPPAYVLLAWFDLGATGVWYGIALANVAMVLISGLYFRRGTWTDGVIERGREREVPADD from the coding sequence ATGAGCGGGAGCGACGCCCCCGATTCGGGCGGGCGGCGCGCGGTGAACGTCACCGACGGCCCCCTGCTCAAGCCGCTCGTGGTGCTGTCGCTGCCGATCGTGCTCACGAACCTCCTGCAGGTCGCCTACAACCTCGCGGACACCTTCTGGGTCGGTCGACTGGGCCAGGACGCGGTCAGCGCCCTCTCGTTCTCGTGGGCGATCGTCTTCCTGATCATCACCCTCGCCGCCGGCTTCACCGTCGCCGGGACGGTCCTCGTCGCTCAGAACAAGGGCGCGGGCAACCTTGATCGGATCAGCGCGGTCGCCGGGCAGACGATCGCGTTCGTCATCGGGGCGTCGGTTCTGCTCTCGGTAGTCGGCTACGCGCTGGCGCCGTGGCTGCTCCGACTGATCGGCGCGACGCCCGGGACCGAGGTGTTCGCCCTCTCTGTGACCTACACACGGACGATGTTTCTGGGGATCCCGTTCGTCTTCGGCTTCTTCATCTTCCAGTCGCTCCTCCAGGGCTGGGGCGACACCCGCACGCCGCTGTACCTGATGCTCCTCGGCGTCGTGCTCAACGTCGTCGCCGATCCCTTCCTGATCCTCGGTTTCCAGGACAATCTCCTGTTCGAGGTCGCGGGCCTGACGGCGCTGCAGGCGGACCTGTTCGCCGCGACCGGATTCACCGGCTTCGGCGTCCAGGGCGCGGCGATCGCGACGATCGCCTCGCGGGGCCTAGGGGCCGTCGTCGCGATCGGGCTCTTGCTCTCCGGCCGCGTCGGGATCCACCTCGCACCGCGTGATTTCGTTCCCACGCGCGAGACGATCCGAAAGATCGTCCGGATCGGCGGCCCGGCCAGCATCGAGATGAGCACCCAGTCCCTGGGCGTGACGGTCGTCACCGCGCTCGTCGCGCTCGCTGGCGCCGACGCGGTCGCGGCCTACGGAATCGGAACGCGGGTCACCTCGCTCGTCGTGCTGCCCGCGCTCGGCCTCGCGCGCGGGACGGAGACGATCGTCGGGCAGAACCTCGGCGCGAAGCAGCCCGACCGGGCGAAGCAGTCGGTCGTCGCGAGCGCTGCCATTACCGCTGTCGTGCTCGCCGTCGTCTCCGTGATCGTGTATCTCGGTGCGGCCGCCATCGTCGACGTCTTCATCACCGGCCCCGACGCCACACGCGTCGTCGCGGTCGGGGCCGAGTACCTCCGCATCGTCGGCGCGACGTACGCCTTCCTCGGCGTGTTCCACGTCCTCCAGGGCGCCTACCGCGGGAGCGGAAGCACTCGGCTGGCGATGATCTTCGGCGTGCTCGGGCTGATTCTCCTCCGCGTGCCGCCGGCATACGTCCTGCTCGCGTGGTTCGATCTCGGCGCGACCGGCGTCTGGTACGGGATCGCCCTCGCCAACGTCGCGATGGTGCTCATCTCGGGACTGTACTTCCGGCGCGGCACCTGGACCGACGGCGTGATCGAGCGAGGCCGCGAACGGGAAGTCCCGGCGGATGATTGA
- a CDS encoding tyrosine-type recombinase/integrase — protein sequence MSGESVTTERPEDPIAYFLEDMTYHGKSERTREAYERVLRRFEAFLADPGANPQNASIDVAEATYRDCMAWIHTLRRSDAADSTIATYASYLHRFYAYLTQVGTFDSNPMALVMEEMDEQIDTDPSRREISLPAMREFVRDVTHPLDHAVVCTLLKTGMRVGELCNLDLRDVSLADDTPLRAVTNGDVVSRTQLDGRGPSLYVSAEPTAGEVLNDEERSASNKRKRATVVPVDEELETALRRWLAVRPATRSPAEPLFASTSGTWGARLTPDMVHHIVERHAKAAGWHRSGGGADENVTPHYFRHFFTTHLRDRTGDRGIVKYLRGDVGGDIIDTYTHNWGDRVRETYERHIYSLY from the coding sequence ATGAGCGGTGAATCGGTCACCACAGAGCGGCCCGAAGATCCGATCGCCTACTTCCTGGAGGATATGACCTACCACGGGAAGTCAGAAAGGACTCGCGAGGCGTACGAGCGGGTTCTCAGACGGTTTGAGGCGTTCCTCGCTGATCCCGGCGCGAATCCACAGAACGCCTCGATAGACGTCGCTGAGGCCACCTATCGGGACTGTATGGCCTGGATACACACGCTCAGGCGTTCCGACGCGGCCGACAGCACGATCGCGACGTACGCCTCGTACCTCCATCGATTCTACGCGTATCTGACGCAGGTCGGGACCTTCGATTCGAATCCGATGGCGCTCGTGATGGAGGAGATGGACGAACAGATCGACACCGACCCGTCTCGCCGTGAGATCTCCCTGCCGGCGATGCGGGAGTTCGTCCGCGACGTCACCCATCCGCTCGATCACGCGGTGGTCTGTACCCTCCTGAAGACCGGAATGCGGGTCGGCGAACTCTGCAATCTGGACTTGCGCGACGTCTCCCTGGCCGACGATACACCGCTACGTGCTGTCACGAACGGCGACGTCGTCTCCCGGACGCAGCTTGACGGCCGCGGACCGTCGCTGTACGTCTCTGCCGAACCCACGGCCGGCGAGGTCCTCAACGACGAGGAACGCTCGGCGTCCAACAAGCGGAAGCGCGCGACGGTCGTTCCGGTGGACGAGGAGCTCGAAACGGCGCTCCGTCGCTGGCTCGCCGTGCGCCCGGCGACACGATCTCCCGCGGAGCCCCTGTTCGCTAGCACGTCTGGTACCTGGGGGGCGCGGCTGACGCCGGATATGGTCCATCACATCGTCGAGCGCCACGCGAAGGCCGCCGGCTGGCATCGATCCGGCGGGGGGGCCGACGAGAACGTCACCCCGCACTACTTTCGGCACTTCTTCACGACGCACCTCCGAGATCGGACCGGTGACCGGGGGATCGTCAAGTATCTCCGCGGCGACGTCGGCGGCGACATCATCGACACGTACACCCACAACTGGGGCGATCGAGTCCGAGAGACCTACGAGCGCCACATCTATTCGTTGTATTGA
- a CDS encoding ABC transporter permease subunit: protein MFPAKSRARPIEGRLDWLSVAFVLGAVLLVYYLFPLVSLLVSQPPGAVIRRLSSPDVVAAATTSLVAATASAAIATAFGLPLAYWLARADGRIETLVTALVVLPLVLPPIVSGMVLLTVVGPETLVGRLAAANGLPLTRSLAGVVLAQTFVASPFVVVTAKAAFESVDRSLEYASRSLGKSRLVTVRRVTLPLAWPGILAGITLAFARSIGEFGATIMLAYYPRTMPVQIWVSFTTLGLDRAFPTAVVLVAIAVATLVVLNALGRNPLE, encoded by the coding sequence ATGTTCCCAGCGAAATCGCGGGCTAGGCCGATCGAGGGGCGGCTCGACTGGCTCTCGGTGGCGTTCGTTCTCGGTGCGGTGCTTCTGGTGTACTACCTGTTTCCGCTGGTGTCGCTCCTCGTGAGCCAGCCGCCGGGGGCCGTGATCCGCCGTCTGTCGAGTCCGGACGTCGTCGCAGCCGCGACGACCTCACTGGTCGCTGCGACCGCGAGCGCCGCCATTGCGACCGCGTTCGGACTCCCGCTCGCGTACTGGCTCGCACGCGCGGACGGGCGGATCGAGACCCTGGTGACCGCGCTCGTGGTCCTGCCGCTCGTCCTCCCGCCGATCGTCAGCGGGATGGTGCTTCTCACCGTGGTCGGCCCCGAGACGCTCGTCGGGCGGCTCGCCGCGGCGAACGGCCTCCCGCTGACGCGCTCGCTCGCTGGCGTCGTCCTCGCGCAGACGTTCGTCGCCTCGCCGTTCGTCGTCGTCACCGCGAAGGCCGCCTTCGAGAGCGTCGATCGGAGCCTCGAATACGCCTCGCGGTCGCTTGGAAAGAGCCGGCTCGTCACGGTCAGGCGCGTGACGCTTCCGCTGGCCTGGCCGGGCATCCTCGCGGGGATCACGCTGGCGTTCGCGCGCTCGATCGGCGAGTTCGGCGCGACGATTATGCTGGCGTACTACCCGCGGACGATGCCCGTCCAGATCTGGGTCTCGTTCACGACGCTCGGCCTCGATCGGGCGTTTCCCACCGCCGTCGTCCTCGTCGCGATCGCCGTCGCGACGCTCGTCGTGCTCAACGCCCTCGGGCGGAATCCACTGGAGTAG
- a CDS encoding Tfx family DNA-binding protein, translated as MTDPGATILTDRQVEVLELRERGRTQREVAAELGTTDSNVSAIERAAEENVEKARRTLDLVRTLRAPARFTVPAGTCFEDLVDRIYERGDEAGLKVDYCRPELYAHLYGVLGDVANENMLNAAVSVGLTSDGDVRVFADES; from the coding sequence ATGACCGACCCCGGGGCGACGATCCTGACCGACCGACAGGTGGAGGTGTTAGAGCTCCGCGAGCGCGGGCGGACACAGCGGGAGGTCGCAGCGGAGCTCGGCACGACCGACTCGAACGTGAGCGCCATCGAACGGGCCGCAGAGGAGAACGTCGAGAAAGCGCGACGGACGCTGGATCTGGTCCGGACGCTCCGCGCGCCCGCGCGATTCACAGTCCCGGCGGGGACGTGCTTCGAGGACCTCGTCGATCGCATCTACGAGCGCGGCGACGAGGCCGGCCTGAAAGTCGATTACTGCCGACCGGAGCTGTACGCCCACCTCTACGGCGTCCTCGGCGACGTCGCGAACGAGAATATGCTGAACGCCGCGGTCAGCGTGGGGCTGACGAGCGACGGCGACGTGCGGGTGTTCGCCGACGAGTCGTGA
- a CDS encoding transcription initiation factor IIB family protein: protein MYSARDRVANEEWLARIEQAADRLDLGSEARSFATDMFLSEVPDEDRSKRAIAAASLYAGALIAGEERSQSRVADAMDVSRLSVQQNWKPVLEAAGFRPPSW from the coding sequence GTGTACAGCGCCCGCGACCGCGTCGCCAACGAGGAGTGGCTGGCCCGCATCGAACAGGCGGCCGACCGCCTGGACCTCGGGTCGGAAGCCCGCTCGTTCGCGACGGATATGTTCCTCTCGGAGGTCCCGGACGAGGATCGCTCGAAGCGGGCGATCGCCGCCGCGAGCCTCTATGCGGGCGCGCTGATCGCCGGTGAGGAGCGCTCGCAGTCGCGCGTCGCCGACGCGATGGACGTCAGTCGGCTCAGCGTCCAACAGAACTGGAAGCCCGTGCTCGAAGCGGCGGGATTCCGGCCGCCGTCGTGGTGA